The genomic DNA gaaggcggagccaaaaacacatattgaccacCAGCtgtgacgtcaaaacaatgcgacgtcgtacacaatttaccacTAAAAATGACCAAAGgttgcagatatttgtatttaatgtttataattatgaGTAGgctgaatttaataataaaacaattgttgccttttaagttcggtcgatatgtggatttatcaggtcgataaatccacatatcgacctcaccaaaaaagcaataattttaaaatattgaaggCTTTAAAAGAAACATCTTTCTGCGATACAAGTGGCCCCTGAATAATTTTTGCATAATACGTATACCTACGTTATCGATGAAGTTAATGAATTGAGGACAAAAGTCCTACTTTACTGAATGATTTGGAGGAAAAGATACTtaacaaaataggtaaagaaGGACCACTATTCAGTAACAATATCCACGCATGTTTTATGACCGTAGCATCCTCGAAATGAAACTCTTTATCAGTATATTATTGTATGGTAATTGATTtgcatttttacacaaaatgcaTAGAAAAGTAGAAATTGGACATGTACAAAGAAAACAAGTAGAGGAACACTTGTGGGACAGCTGCCTTGGAAAGGTAAATCCACTACTGGGAAATTGTTAAACCGTCAAATTGTTTTGCTTGCCAAGACCGACACAATGAGACTATCTGAGACGGTTAAATTTAATATTGAAGAATGTTGCTAACAGATACAGCACGTTTGTTTTAATAACCTTAACGCTAATGAACAAAATACCTTAAGACTGGCATTTGCTTCATGATCGAGTATCTATTACCTTTTAATGATCATTGATCGAGTTATTCAGATGTTTGTTTGACTGAacactttaaatttcattaacatttgGAATTATCTCATTACCAGGAGTTGGAGTGATAAAGAAAGGGCATCAAACAATCAGCTGTAAATAATACTTAAACTATGATAAGTAATATAATACCAGCTCGAAGCGTCGTATTTCATACACGGTGGATTAACATTTTTACACTGCACGTATTCCACTTTATCATGAAATGgtcatattattttttaattcgtAACACTAAGTTAAACTGGTTTCAGTCAAACACGTTTTTATCTGGAATTCAGAACAACAGTCTGCCTTAAAATGTGTGGCGGCCGtgaaaagtcgccccgacttcatctcagtgttgttatattttctggtccttcgggatcattgatttcaactcatttagatttgaagattgaatacttcttaagccggtgctaggggcgtgggcagtgttgcattttccattactgctcatgaacagactcaatcaaaccgagtctgcaattttcactgtttgtcttgttctcggtgattccgagggatctactttccagattttattatcatAGAAATTTTGCATCTAATATTTCAGAGCAGAATTATAGAGAATTCTATAAAAGTTCTAAAGCATACATAAAATGTATCAATTTATAGCATTTTATGATAAgtattttatctaatatttcaGATGAAAAGTATAAAAAAGAATGCGAACACCTTTGTGAACAGACTGCGCGATGCAGAAAGGTGGTTGCTGACATAAGCAACTCAATTGAACAAATTGCTGCAGCACAGGAAGATATAAACATGGTATCGGTTCACCTAAATTTGTCTTCCCAAAACGAATGTATTTTGAACCAACAACTATTGTCAGTGACCTTGACCGAGCCATTTTATGTACTCGCTTCGTTAAAAGATTGTATTTGATCTAATCAATAAAGTATGTTATTTTAATGTAGTTAGTGaataattaatgtaaaaataaattgagtgttatcatttattttaaaaattgttgtttctCGGTCTattgcataaaaattaaaatattaattttctacGTAGGTACAAAAAGCAGAAATTATTGTCAGTGTAGAagaaaaaatggcaaattttggcaaAAGTATTAGAAGTGAACACGATACTTTCAGCTTCATTAACATGACGGTGGCTTTCGATCCACTTATAGAAGATTTGAAACAAGGTCTGGAAAAGTTTGGAAATATCAATATAGaaaggttttcttcattttattacTTTTCCTTTTTGTGTTCTTCAATTTCAATGCTTTAACCAAGTATATGTAGTGCGCTTATTCAATAATGCGTGTAAGCCAAGTTGTTGGCGCTTTCTTTGTCAGCCATTACTGCATTCCTATGCCGCCAAGACTACTTTGTGCTGGACGTTTCTACAgaatgttatttatattataagTTCAATGTAAATACATTTGTGATATGTAAATACTTGCTGTGTTCCTTATTGTTTCTTATACCTTATCCACAACATGATTCGTGTTTGACGTTAACATTTGCATCTAGgctttaaaaatatcaacaagaCTTTTATTGctcacatttgaaaacaaaaaggtaAAATCCTAAAACGTTGTAGCTTCCTTTACATATAAAGATTTTGATTTTCGTTCTTGTATACCTTGCAGGACAAAGAAGGACCATCTTCTCCCTGGATTTGTACCAAAATCACAGACACAAGAAAAAGAGAATGGTAAGCGTCATAGAAGTAAACATGTTGTCAAGTTGGGTGAGCATAGCGCGAGTGGGCAGGAGGAATCATTCTTTTGTAACGTCACAAGTACAGTGGTACTTTCAGACGGACGAATTATTCTAGCAGACGACAGCAATAGTAAGCTTAAAATGATGAGCAGTAGTTTTGATGTAACCTTTGAACTAGCACTGGATTCCAATCCATTAAATCTAGCAGCTGTTTCTGAGACGGAAATTGCTGTAACATTACCAGGGAAACGtgaagtttattttataaatgttggaATTGATAAGTTCGCAATGAAACGAAAAATAAACACAAGGCTGGATTGTTGGGGCATTGATATTCTAGAAAACCTCGTAATTGTGACCACTGGTAGAGATGGACATTCTGTCATTGTTCTAGACATGAAAGGTAAAGAGTTAAACTCGTATCTGCTAACTAAGCATGCAGACGAGAATATAAGATGTCCCGTTTCTGTTGTTGCCGATCAGCAGAAAAGACTTTTGTATGTTACATGCACTGGCGGGGCATGGAGTAAAGGTTGTGTCGTCTGCATGGACATGGATGGAAAacttcaaaatgtttacaatgaCCCGGATATTGACACACCGCGTAGTGCTGCTATTGACAGACATGGAAAACTCTACATTTGTGGTCTAGAATCTTCTACAGTGTACCAATGTAATGAAAAAGGGGAAATGTTCAGAATCTTTCCCGCCAAAACTGAACAAGTAGTAGGACCATTGCACTTGAATTTTATAAAGAACTATCATATAAGATTTTTGCTGACAGAGGTTGCAAGTGACTCTATAAAAGTGTTTGAACTTCCGACGGCAAAGTGATATCCCGACTTTGATATACAAACGTTATGCGAAATGGAAAATGAATTTTGAAAGGATAACATTATAACAGACATGTAAAAGATTATTAcaggagtccattcaatataaatttgcatttaaaatacataaagaagatcattttgaagcatagaagCGATCCAAGAAAACTATTGGAGACTTAGTTTGATGGAGTATGTTCGTCATAGTTAATGATGCATGTAACTGGCTCTAAATGCAGAACATTATCATTCAAATCATTAAATTAATCAATTCGGAGTTCGCGAAAGCTTCGTTACCACTTACAAATAAACACACATCGGGTCTGCATGTCTATACTTTGCTTAGTTACATAAATATCTTGTTTaggttttacatttatttgtgtaaATGCTAACTAAAGTTTTGTTACTCGTGCATTGGTACGTTTCTAATATACAATTGtattaaaatgtgttttagtCAAAACTGATTTATATTAAGCTAGTCAGACACTAGCCTTCAGGTAGCACCAagtatatgtctttatataaatcaaatGTGCTAAGCAAtgtaaaacaacaataattttgttttccaaAACACAATGTCATGTACATACTAGTTTAATTTGATTTGGACCCTGGGCCAACAGTTTTGACTAATGACTGACAAGTTTTTATTAAATCtcataaattaattttcaaatttttaacctATGGGCCCAGTAACCATGTATTAAATACAGACCGACCATATAGCACAAACCATAGACCCGTGATTTATGTAAGGAATGGATATAACTTTGGTCAAGCtcgattttttaaatatataaggTACTAGTATTCTTATTCAAAGTGCATTTATAGTAAATTTTGAGAATCATTATTTTTGGAGAGAGATTCGAACGAAACAGTGTGTAAATTCTCTTCTGCAAAACGATAGTAAACGTCTTTGAGCTGCATTTTCACCAAAAACTTTGCTTTGCAGTGCTTTCTGGTTGATTTGTACGAAATCTAGTTTGaattatatt from Mercenaria mercenaria strain notata chromosome 11, MADL_Memer_1, whole genome shotgun sequence includes the following:
- the LOC123532569 gene encoding tripartite motif-containing protein 5-like, coding for MGSGTSKTKRQPELLQCSICFNMFKVPRMLPCQHTFCEGCLHTYITRTMSFEADKTDFPCPMCRETTTIPKPDRPRDKWAKLFPKNRLILSLFEGQLERSEGCRLHPGKIVEFYCESHIEIGCSTCLITRHKGCEVVQLETFIKSGKFKRSCQKNNDMLQQYKKLFEDMVVEAGQNLDSLEKDRACLIDEVKEMRTNLETMLKDLEEKILFDIDEKYKKECEHLCEQTARCRKVVADISNSIEQIAAAQEDINMVQKAEIIVSVEEKMANFGKSIRSEHDTFSFINMTVAFDPLIEDLKQGLEKFGNINIERTKKDHLLPGFVPKSQTQEKENGKRHRSKHVVKLGEHSASGQEESFFCNVTSTVVLSDGRIILADDSNSKLKMMSSSFDVTFELALDSNPLNLAAVSETEIAVTLPGKREVYFINVGIDKFAMKRKINTRLDCWGIDILENLVIVTTGRDGHSVIVLDMKGKELNSYLLTKHADENIRCPVSVVADQQKRLLYVTCTGGAWSKGCVVCMDMDGKLQNVYNDPDIDTPRSAAIDRHGKLYICGLESSTVYQCNEKGEMFRIFPAKTEQVVGPLHLNFIKNYHIRFLLTEVASDSIKVFELPTAK